In a single window of the Plasmodium cynomolgi strain B DNA, chromosome 6, whole genome shotgun sequence genome:
- a CDS encoding hypothetical protein (putative) yields the protein MTITAGKCSKHIKKFFTNGLKKNVLPYFLHCKNKPFLMNSKYVQKYSLEFVPKSVINRYIQDKRRIKKEE from the exons ATGACTATCACAGCTGGGAAGTGTTCCAagcacattaaaaaatttttcaccaATGGGTTGAAGAAAAACGTCCTCCCGTATTTCCTGCACTGCAAAAATAAACCCTTCCTCATGAACTCCAAATATGTGCAGAAGTACTCTCTCGAGTTCGTCCCCAAAAGTGTTATTAACAG ATACATCCAAGACAAACGGAGGATCAAAAAAGAGGAGTGA